A portion of the Oncorhynchus masou masou isolate Uvic2021 chromosome 11, UVic_Omas_1.1, whole genome shotgun sequence genome contains these proteins:
- the LOC135548159 gene encoding sorting nexin-18-like, which yields MAFRAKALYDFSSENLGEISITENEVVTLYSEQDVEGWLEGTNSRGDTGLFPASYVEILRNESSDISSNNNCMSADQGQPDSPSSGYDSSYYSQSHSRAENIKDPTHSAYPVQIPQRHGYQTSQGSDDDWDDDWDDSSTVAAEPGTKHDNDGTSSTAYTVTTSLPGRRDSAQAKSSATIGKNLNRFSTFVKSGGEAFVLGEAAAFVKDGDKICVVMGQYGPEWQEDPYPFACSIDDPTKQTKFKGMKSYMSYRLTPSHTQSQVNRRYKHFDWLYARLVERFPVISVPHLPEKQATGRFEQDFVSKRRKGLIWWMNHMTSHPVLARCDVFQHFLTCPSTDEKTWKMGKRKAEKDDLTGANFFLTISTPAVPLDLQEVENKVDGFKAFTRKMDDNCLVVNATINEFARKQITGFKKEYQKVGQSFKLLGQAFEMDQQSYSVGLNRAIAFTGEAYEAIGDYFAEQPRQDLDPISDLLDLYKGHLANYPDIIHVQKGALTKVKECQKQEGEGSTINERCNIISCATLAEIQHFHRTRVRDFKSQMQHHLQQQIIFFQKITGKLEEALQKYDEDII from the exons ATGGCGTTTAGGGCAAAAGCCTTGTACGACTTTAGTTCGGAAAATCTAGGAGAGATATCGATTACTGAGAACGAAGTTGTTACTTTATACAGCGAACAAGATGTAGAGGGATGGCtagagggaacaaacagcagaggggatacTGGTCTTTTTCCAGCCTCATACGTGGAGATTCTCAGAAATGAATCATCTGACATCTCGTCCAACAATAATTGCATGTCGGCGGATCAAGGTCAACCCGACTCCCCATCAAGTGGATATGATTCATCATACTATTCCCAGTCCCACTCTCGTGCTGAGAACATTAAAGATCCGACCCACTCCGCTTATCCTGTGCAAATTCCCCAGCGCCATGGTTACCAGACCAGTCAAGGTAGTGATGATGACTGGGATGATGACTGGGATGACAGCTCTACAGTGGCGGCTGAGCCCGGAACTAAACATGACAATGATGGAACTAGTTCCACAGCATACACAGTGACTACTTCGTTGCCTGGGAGACGTGACAGTGCCCAAGCCAAAAGTTCAGCAACAATAGGTAAAAACCTCAACAGGTTCTCAACCTTTGTTAAATCTGGCGGAGAGGCTTTTGTGTTGGGCGAGGCGGCTGCCTTTGTCAAAGATGGGGACAAGATCTGTGTTGTCATGGGGCAGTATGGACCAGAGTGGCAGGAAGACCCATACCCGTTTGCCTGCTCCATCGATGACCCCACCAAACAGACAAAATTCAAAGGCATGAAGAGTTACATGTCATACAGACTGACTCCATCCCACACCCAGAGCCAGGTGAATAGAAGATACAAGCACTTTGACTGGCTCTACGCTCGACTTGTGGAACGCTTCCCTGTCATCTCAGTCCCCCATCTGCCTGAGAAACAGGCCACTGGGCGCTTTGAACAGGACTTTGTCTCCAAACGCAGAAAAGGTTTGATATGGTGGATGAACCACATGACGAGCCACCCTGTCCTGGCGAGATGTGACGTGTTCCAGCACTTCCTCACCTGCCCCAGCACAGACGAGAAGACGTGGAAGATGGGCAAGAGAAAGGCGGAGAAGGATGACTTGACTGGCGCTAACTTCTTCCTGACCATCTCCACCCCGGCTGTTCCACTGGACCTACAGGAGGTAGAGAACAAGGTCGATGGGTTTAAAGCCTTCACCAGGAAGATGGATGACAACTGCCTAGTGGTGAATGCCACCATCAACGAGTTCGCCCGGAAGCAGATCACCGGATTTAAGAAAGAGTATCAGAAAGTTGGTCAGTCTTTCAAACTGCTGGGCCAAGCCTTTGAGATGGACCAGCAGTCCTATTCTGTAGGACTGAACCGTGCCATAGCATTCACAGGAGAGGCCTACGAGGCTATAGGAGACTACTTTGCTGAGCAGCCCAGACAGGATTTGGACCCCATATCGGATCTGCTGGACCTGTACAAGGGACACCTGGCCAACTATCCTGATATCATCCATGTTCAGAAAG GTGCCCTTACCAAAGTGAAGGAGTGCCAGAAACAAGAAGGGGAGGGATCAACCATCAACGAGCGTTGTAACATAATTTCCTGCGCCACACTGGCTGAGATCCAGCACTTTCACCGTACACGCGTACGTGACTTCAAGAGCCAGATGCAACACCACCTCCAGCAGCAAATCATCTTCTTCCAGAAGATCACTGGGAAGCTCGAAGAGGCACTGCAGAAGTACGACGAGGATATCATATAA